Within the Montipora foliosa isolate CH-2021 chromosome 11, ASM3666993v2, whole genome shotgun sequence genome, the region CTAGAAAAAGTCCCCCATGATGTTCTTCACTAAAATAAGTCAACActaaaaatgccttaataaagCAAAAAACATAGCCTGAAAAGAAAATATCATAACTTACCTTGTATTTGGCCGTTTTCAAAAAGGTTTTCACCTATcacctatcaatgtaaaccccagggggggggggggagtgcggGCAAGGGGTGGGCATTTGACCAAGGAGCAAAAATTCTGGTCAATTTCTGGGGCAGCATACGTTCATCAAAATGTAGTTAGAAATTTCCACCCAGGGGCAAAATACCTATTAAAAGACAAGCTATACACATACCTTTAATAACTTTAATGACTTAAACTTGGTATGAATCTCGCAAACTTGATTTATCAACCTATCTCCCTTATGAGACAACATGATGTGTCATGTACATCATCATGCCTGTAAGAGTATTAAATAGACAATGAAAACGAATTTAAACTGGAACTTTAAACAGTGTGATGAAAAATAAACTATCCTTATAAACGATGCTCTACAATCAAGAATCAACTTAGTATGAAACTCGAAGACTTGATTTAAAACAAGATGTGTGATCTGTGATCCACAACCTCATGCCTGTAACAGTAACAATGAAAACGATTTTAAACTGGAACTTTTAAAAGCATGTGATTATAGATCACTATCCTTATAAAAAGAGCTCTAGACTGGAGACTTGAACTATGAATTTCTCGAACTTGATTTCAAGAGACAACTCGACTTTTCATAAAGATTGTGTGACTTACATATACACCACTCCCATAAAAGTAACAATACAAACGAATTTAAAGTGATGATAAATGATAGATAACTGATGATAGATCACTATTCTTGATATTAAAGACTGTCCCAGACTTAATAGGAATCTCACGAACTTTATGAAATTTAACCTACGTCCCTTTTCAGACAACGTGACGTGTGATCCACATCACGCCTGTAAAAGTAGCAAAGGAAACGAATTTAAAATGACGTATGATCAGCATCATGATGTAACCAAGTTGGGTCAATATTTGGATTACCTAACAGTCCAGGTTCGAGTGCTGATTAAAATACTAAAGGCGTACTTGTACAAGGATAGCCTCAAcgttaaagtggtactctgatcaaatttttaccccttgattttttgagtgtatcacatagaattccataaaagaacaaaaacgctatttaccgtttgcaaatatctgcattggttccggagatatttaagtttgaaaaatgggtaaaatatgcaaatgagatgactgatgatgtcatatactcaacccaatattatattgagtatataaatagagctaacttggccaatttgcagcgcagaccattgaaccttggtagtctaatagttctacaggaaacacacctatgactataaaaaattttgttcccatggcaactcactcttttccagtccccactcacttgatttcaatatgttagtgattttcagtttgaaaaatgttaaacaaggccacaaactcgagctaatatatttatatgcttctggatcatggacatgaagagctgttagcaattatcacaatggaatgccaaaggtggccaggaaacCTTTtactatgggggaggtctggaacccagtatgatgccatggtaacggaactgttaagctcatattgtggagaacatttagtagaatcttactgcaaaaaatcaaaaatttctgatacaaattggctgagatatctcttttcatcatatgtgaacaaacttgtgttgagtatatgacgtcatcacttggctaatttgcataatttaaaaactcgaatatctctggaacgaaaagagatatttgaaaaaagtaaacagcatttttcttctcatgcagactacttgtttatgtttcaaaatggcctagataggaaagatgcgattttcgtcagagtacccctttaagtAAAGTGTTCAGCTATTCACGACTCTGTATTGTTTCATTATTACTTCAGATTGAGACTAACCATGTACGAATAAATGTCTTAAGCCTGTTTATTCAGCGGTCTTGGTTAATTCTATTTTATCTAACTGCAGTTTAGAACATGGTGATGAACACAATAGCAAGCTGGCAAATAAAAGatataaatatatgttactctggtgtttgaaatataaattatgtacaataaaaacgttttccgaTGTTTCGGTTGTATTCAACAACGTTCATCAGGGaaagtgaaagataaaatttacacGAAAGCTGAGATATAAACTAAAACGCTAAttaaaaattctaaagttagtgtcattttttcttttctgcaaTAGTCAAATGCAAACACTCCCTGGGGAGTAGTGCTCCATCATCTCGGTTGAGGGGGTCTTTAGCACAGTTTATTTCCCAAGcctcaagaattttcctttgtcGCCAGTTATTGTTAGTTCTAAGAATAGTGGCCTCATTCCACGCGATGTCATGATTCGTTTTTATAACGTGATCCGCAAgtgctgatttttctttttgtggccGTGCGACGGCCTTTTGATGCTTGCCTTTTCtagttgtaaattttctttgcgTTTCTCCGACGTAATTCTTGCTACATACTGCGCAGGGAATGTCATACACGAGATCTGGGATTTCTTCTTTGCCCATTTCGTCTTTTCGGCTTTGGAAATATCTGGCCAATTGTATTGTAGGGTTTAAAAGTCACTTTGATACCATGATTGCCCAAAACTCTCATTATGGGTTCGGAGGTCCCGCTCACGTATGGTATTGTGCAATATTTCTCTTCCGACTCTGCACCAGTTAATGGGTAGTTTAATGGTGGTTTAGGTTTGCTGGCATTCAAGATAAAGCGTTTGGGGTATCCATTTGATTGTAATGTGGACATTATTATTCAGAGCGCACCCTCCGGCATCAAACATTCCATCTTCGGAAATGAAAGCCCTACAAGATCTCCGAAAGGACAAATCGAGACTCATCATTTCGGCGGACAAAGGGAACTGCACAGTTGTGATGAACCGCAAAGACTATGATGAGAAAGTAAACGAACTCCTTGGCGACGAATCAACCTtcaagatagatagatagatagtttattaaaataattcattGCAGCCATATGGCTGAATTACAAACTATTCACAATAttgataaattatttatatatatatatataaatgctatcttgaaaaagaaaaaataaaactacttaTAAATATGACTTATGATAAAACTGTTTTTGCATCGTTCTGTCTTGACTCTAGGTAGGTTGAATTTCCTTTGGTGTCTAGTAGCGTAGTTACTGTTAGATCGTATAGGAAGAAGATGGTAAAGTTTGTGTTCATTGTCATTAGCCAGTTCATTGAAGGTTCTTTGGGATATCTCTTCTCTTCTTTGGTACAGGGTAGTTAAACCAGATTCCACGATGGCACCACTGTAAGAGAGGGAAGGAAAAATTATCCTTAGCGCACGTCTTTGCAGTCTTTCTAAGTCGTCACTGAGATATCCAGGAAGAGCGCGATGGAAGACTGGGCACGCATATTCCAGTAATGATCGTATACAAGTAATGTAAAAGATGATAAGATCTTTGGGAGCAACGGCCGATCTCTTCAGTTGTCTAAAACAGTAGAGGCGAGAAGAGACTTTCTTTACAAGGTGATTCATGTGTACGTTCCATTTGAGGTCACTACTGACGTTGAGTCCTAATATTCTTGCACTTGTAACTAATTCAAGAGGCTTACCATTTATTTCTACTGGGTCGAAGTTTGGTGGTGACTTCGAGAAACAAATTCTTAATTCTTTACACTTGGCCTCGTTGAGTTCAAAGTCGTTCAACAGAGATTGCACAGACAGGCTATCAATTGCATCTTGTACATGGCTATGGTCGCCTTTGGGAACAACCTCTAGGACGGTGATGTCGTCCACAAATTTCCATACATCAAGGCCTAGGGCGTGAAGTTCATTGACCATGAGGAGGAACAACCAAGGTCCCAACTTAGTGCCTTGCGGGACACCAGCGCGTACATATAACCATTCTGAGTAGCACTCGTTACTTAATTTTGTGCGTTGTTTGCGGAACATTAAAAAATCGATGATCCAGCACACAACTTGCTTGGGGAGGTTCAACGTCAACAGCTTCTCTACTAGTATATTATGGTTGATTAGGTCGAAGGCTTTACGGAAATCGAGTAGGACTACCCGGTTAGCAGCGCCGTTTCCATCGGTACTCACGTACATTTTATGCAATAAACTGATGAGGGCTTGGGTTGAGCTCGACTTAGGAATTGCACCAAATTGTTGTGGATCTAGAATATCAAGTACAGCAGGTTTGATGTAGGTTTCCACGATGTGTTCTTCTGCAATCTTGGAGATGATAGGGGTGAGTGATATCGGCCGCAAGTGTTTATTAACATCTTTAATTGGTCGTTGCTTGGGCACAGGAATAACATTTGCTTCTTTCCAGGCAGAAGGTAGTCGCCCCTCTTGATAGGAACAGTTGATGATGTCACAGATCGGGATAGTCAAGAGGTCTGCATTCTCTTTCAATAGCCATCCCGGTATCTCGTCGGAACCGTGGGCTTTCGAAGGATTAAGACTTACTAGTTTcttgaaagctgacatttcagTCATTAGGACGACGGGGTCTTAACAAAAGATCCAACTAAAAAGACGGAAAGAGACATGAACGGTATACTGCTAAAAATGAAACGGGAGGAGACCATCGGGGAAAATTTATACAAACGTCTCCACAGCTCCGACGGCCGACCACCTCGATTTTATGGTTTACCGAAAGTCCATAAGAACAGATGCCCATTACGGCCCATTGTTTCTTTCATATCAACTCCTACATACAACCTCTCTAAGTATGTGGCTAAAATATTAAAACCCTTGACTGGTAATTCCGATTACACTGTCAAAAACAGCACTGAATTCTGTGAAAGTATTACTGATATCAAACTTCAGGGTGACAACGTACTTGTCTCTTTCGACGTCTTTTCGTTGTTTACATTGATTCCGGTGGTCGTAGCTATTAGTGTTGCTCACAACCGCTTGATCAACGACGAAAATTTACAAGACAGGACAGCCATACCTATTACTGACATTGTCAAATTACTTGACTTTTGCCTGTCAACCACCAATTTTCAGTATGACCACAAGCACTACAAGCAAATTCATGGGACAGCTATGGGCTCCCCCGTTTCCGCTATAATGGCTAACATGGTCATGGAAGATCTTGAAGAAAGAGCGCTAGCTTCACTAACCAATCCACCTTTGTTTTGGAAGAGATTTGTGGACGACGTGATTACAACCGCAAAATCTGGAAGTACACAGGCCTTTCTGGAACATTTGAATTCAGTTGAACCTTGCATTACTTTCACAATTGAACATGAGAACGAGAGTAAAATTGCCTTTCTTGACACCATGGTTCATCACCAGGAAGACGGAAAATTCATCACCACCGTCTACCGGAAACCTACCCACACTGATCGCTATCTGTCATATTTATCGCACCATCCCAGTATGCACAAGCGAGCTGTGGTCAAATCATTAATGCATCGGGCCATGAGAATTCCCTCAACAAAATCCGActgaaacaaggaaaaacaaagaCTAATGTCCACATTACAATCAAATGGATACCCCAAACGCTTTATCTTGAATGCCAGCAAACCTAAACCACCATTAAACTACCCATTAACTGGTGCAGAGTCGGAAGAGAAATATTGCACAATACCATACGTGAGCGGGACCTCCGAACCCATA harbors:
- the LOC137977083 gene encoding uncharacterized protein; this translates as MKREETIGENLYKRLHSSDGRPPRFYGLPKVHKNRCPLRPIVSFISTPTYNLSKYVAKILKPLTGNSDYTVKNSTEFCESITDIKLQGDNVLVSFDVFSLFTLIPVVVAISVAHNRLINDENLQDRTAIPITDIVKLLDFCLSTTNFQYDHKHYKQIHGTAMGSPVSAIMANMVMEDLEERALASLTNPPLFWKRFVDDVITTAKSGSTQAFLEHLNSVEPCITFTIEHENESKIAFLDTMVHHQEDGKFITTVYRKPTHTDRYLSYLSHHPSMHKRAVVKSLMHRAMRIPSTKSD